In the genome of Streptomyces sp. NBC_00190, one region contains:
- a CDS encoding gamma-glutamylcyclotransferase family protein, whose product MTSVVRPQDPTAPLPFFVYGTLRPGEVNHDLFLRGRTLSEEPATLADVALYDGPGYPFAVEDPGSAVAGELVTAEPGAYEELLAALDRLEEYAGPGRPGNVYDRIAREALRPDGTRVLAWVYLASPLVARDLRESGTGIPGGDWLKRIQGPSS is encoded by the coding sequence GTGACATCGGTCGTTCGGCCACAAGATCCGACCGCTCCGCTCCCGTTCTTCGTATACGGGACCCTGCGCCCGGGCGAGGTCAACCACGACCTGTTCCTGCGCGGCCGCACCCTCTCGGAGGAGCCCGCCACCCTTGCGGACGTGGCTCTCTACGACGGTCCCGGCTACCCCTTCGCGGTCGAGGACCCCGGTTCGGCCGTCGCCGGGGAGCTGGTCACCGCGGAGCCGGGCGCGTACGAGGAACTGCTGGCCGCGCTGGACCGGCTGGAGGAGTACGCAGGCCCGGGCCGCCCGGGGAACGTCTACGACCGGATCGCCCGTGAGGCGCTGCGCCCCGACGGAACCCGGGTGCTCGCCTGGGTCTACCTGGCGTCCCCGCTGGTCGCCCGCGACCTGCGGGAGTCCGGCACCGGGATACCGGGCGGCGACTGGCTGAAGCGGATCCAGGGCCCGTCGTCCTAG